In Xyrauchen texanus isolate HMW12.3.18 chromosome 32, RBS_HiC_50CHRs, whole genome shotgun sequence, the following proteins share a genomic window:
- the psma5 gene encoding proteasome subunit alpha type-5: MFLTRSEYDRGVNTFSPEGRLFQVEYAIEAIKLGSTAIGIQTSEGVCLAVEKRITSPLMEPSSIEKIVEIDSHIGCAMSGLIADAKTLIDKARVETQNHWFTYNETMTVESITQAVSNLALQFGEEDADPGAMSRPFGVALLFGGNDEKGPQLYHMDPSGTFVQCDARAIGSASEGAQSSLQEVYHKSMTLKEAIKSSLTILKQVMEEKLNATNIELATIEPGKTFHMFTKEELEDVIKDI, translated from the exons ATGTTCTTGACAAGATCAGAATACGACAG AGGGGTAAACACTTTCTCTCCAGAAGGACGACTTTTTCAAGTAGAATATGCCATTGAAGCTATCAAG TTGGGTTCAACAGCCATTGGCATTCAGACATCGGAGGGTGTGTGTCTTGCCGTTGAGAAGAGAATAACTTCTCCTCTGATGGAGCCCAGCAGCATTGAGAAGATTGTAGAGATTGATTCTCATATTG GCTGTGCCATGAGTGGCTTAATAGCTGATGCAAAAACACTTATCGACAAAGCAAGAGTGGAAACACAG aaccATTGGTTTACCTACAATGAGACGATGACGGTGGAGAGCATAACACAGGCTGTGTCTAACCTCGCTCTGCAGTTTGGAGAGGAGGATGCTGATCCTGGTGCTATG agtCGCCCTTTTGGTGTTGCTCTACTTTTTGGAGGCAATGATGAGAAAGGACCTCAACT ATACCACATGGACCCATCAGGCACTTTTGTCCAGTGTGATGCAAGGGCTATTGGGTCAGCATCTGAGGGTGCTCAGAGTTCTCTGCAGGAAGTCTATCACAAG TCCATGACGTTAAAGGAGGCTATCAAGTCTTCTCTCACAATTCTGAAACAAGTGATGGAGGAGAAGCTGAATGCCACTAACATTGAG CTTGCCACAATCGAGCCAGGCAAGACCTTTCACATGTTCACAAAAGAAGAACTTGAGGATGTCATTAAGGATATCTAA